TCGCCGGCGGGGCCACCAACTCCGAGATCGCCCGGACCCTCTTCATGGCCGAGGGCACCGTCAAGACCCACATCGGACGGCTGCTGGCCAAGCTGGAGTGCCGGGACCGGGTCGGGCTGGTGCTGCTGGCCTTCGAGACCCGCCTGGTCCAGCTCTGAGCCGGCCACCGGCGACGCGAGGGCTCCGGTGAGCGACGGGTCGGCGGACCCCGCGATCGACGGTGAGGGTGCGGACCCGGGTACCGACGAGGTCGTGCTGCGGACCGACCGGCTGCTGCTCAGGCCCTGGCGGGTCGAGGACGCCGCCGTCCAGCGCGAGCTCTGGCTGGAACGCGACCCCCGGGTGCCTCCGCACCGTCGCATCGACGCCGACGGGCACCCCACGCTCGAGGACCTCGAGGAGTGGATCCGCACCCACCCGCCTGGCCGCACCGGGTTGCTGGCGGTCGAGCGGAGGACCGGCGGTGAGGTGATCGGCTACTGCGGTCTGGTCGACAGCGGCCGTGGCGCCGAGGACGAGCCCGAGCTGGCCTTCGAGCTGCTCCGCCGGGAGTGGGGGCAGGGCTACGCGACCGAGGCCTCGCTCGCGGTGCTCGACTGGGCGAGGACGTCGGGGCACGTGCGCCTGTGGGCGACGGTGCGGGAGTGGAACACGGCCTCGCGCCGGGTGCTGGCCAAGGTCGGCTTCGTCGAGACCGACCGGGTGGAGCCCGACGACGTCCACGGCCGCACGATCTTCACCACCCGCCTGCTCTGACCGGCCCCGGGTCGGACCGGCCTCGCCGTTCAGTCGGTCGGCCGCACGCCCAGGGCGGCGCCCACCTGCTCGACGCCGTCGCGCAAGGACGCACGCAGGTCCTCGGGGGTGAGCACCCCGGGGTAGAAGAGGTGCTGGGCGCAGACGCCGTCGGCCAGCAGGTGCAGCCGGGCGGCGGCCTCCTCCAGCCCCGGCTCGAGGGGGTCGACCGGGGTCAGCTCGACCGCCCGTCCCACGAGCACCAGCACGGCCAGGCGCGTCAGCACCCGCAGGCCGGCGTGGCTGGCGTCGATGAACTCCCGGTCCTGCCCGGGTGAGGTCCGCTCCAGCTCGGCCAGGGCCACGGCGACCAGCAGCTCGGTCCGGCGCCGGTCGTCCAGCGGGACCAGCTCCTCCAGCAGCCGGCAGGCCCGCTCCTGCGGGTCGGGTCCTGGCTCCTTCAGGACGCCGAGCAACCGGTCCGGCACCTCGTCCCGGATGATCCGGCCGGCGAAGCGCAGCAGGTCGTCCTGGGTGCTGAAGTAGTGCCGGATCGCCCCCGAGGACAGGCCCGACTCCGCCACCACCGCCCGCACGGACGCGCCCCGCAGACCGTCCCGCTCGAGCAGCCGCCAGACCGCCCGGGCGATGTCGCGGCGGCGCTGCTCGTGGTCGACGATCCTGGGCACGCGCCCATGCTGCCACCTCCACCGCTTTTTGTCGCACGATCGTTCTGCTACCGTTCTAGCACGATCGTGTTACTAAAGGAGTGGTCATGGACCTGCTCGGTCTCGGCGTGCTGGCCGGCCTCGCGCTGGTGGACAGCACCAGCATCGGCACCCTCGTCGTCCCGGTGGTGCTGCTGCTGCGACCGCGGGTCCACCCGGGCCTGGTGCTGCTCTACCTGGCCACCATCGCGGTGTTCTACCTCGCGGTCGGGCTGCTGCTGATGGCCGGGGCCACCACCCTGCTGCCGCGGCTGGGCGCGGCACTGGAGACCCCTGCCGCCTACGCCGTCCAGCTCGCGCTGGGTGTCGGCCTGGTGGTGCTGGCCTTCAGGATCGAGCCCAGGGCGGCGGCCCGCCGCCGGGAGCGGAGGGGTCTGCCGCCGACCGGCGAGCCCCGCTGGCAGCGTCGGATCGAGGCGGCCGCGGACCGTCCGGGCACCATGGTCGGCCTCGCCCTGGGCGCCGGGCTGGCCGAGGCCGCGACGATGCTGCCCTACCTCGGCGCGATCGCGCTGCTGGTCGGCTCGGGTCTCGGCGCATGGACTTCGAGCGGCCTGCTCGGCGGCTACGTGCTGGTGATGGTGCTCCCGGCCCTGGTGCTGCTGGTGCTGCGGCTGGCCGGCGGACGCCGGTGGGACCCGGCGATGCAGCGGTTGCGGGACTGGATCGCCCGGCACAGCGCGGGGACGCTGTCGTGGGTGGTCGGCATCCTCGGCGTGCTGCTGGCCCGTGACGCCGTCCCCCACCTCGCACCCCTGCTGGACCGCCTCGGCTGAGACGGCTCAGCCGCACCGACGACCCCCAGAACCGGTCACCCAGCCCGACGGCGCCGCCCGTGACGCCGGGCCGTCGGGCTCAGTGACCGCTTCTGAGCGTGGCGCCCAGCTCGGCGACGGTGGACCGGACGGCCGTCGCGGTCAGCCGCGGGGGCAGGTGGCGGGCCATCACCAGCATCGCGGCCATGGTGCTCTGCGGTGCGTCCCGGTGGGAGAGGTAGCCGCGCTGGAGCTCCACCGGCAGGTCGAAGAAGGCGTCGAAGAAGGCCAGGGTGCCCTCGGGGGGCAGCGAGAGCAGGGTCCGCAGACCGGCCTGGC
The sequence above is a segment of the Auraticoccus monumenti genome. Coding sequences within it:
- a CDS encoding GNAT family N-acetyltransferase produces the protein MSDGSADPAIDGEGADPGTDEVVLRTDRLLLRPWRVEDAAVQRELWLERDPRVPPHRRIDADGHPTLEDLEEWIRTHPPGRTGLLAVERRTGGEVIGYCGLVDSGRGAEDEPELAFELLRREWGQGYATEASLAVLDWARTSGHVRLWATVREWNTASRRVLAKVGFVETDRVEPDDVHGRTIFTTRLL
- a CDS encoding TetR/AcrR family transcriptional regulator; translated protein: MPRIVDHEQRRRDIARAVWRLLERDGLRGASVRAVVAESGLSSGAIRHYFSTQDDLLRFAGRIIRDEVPDRLLGVLKEPGPDPQERACRLLEELVPLDDRRRTELLVAVALAELERTSPGQDREFIDASHAGLRVLTRLAVLVLVGRAVELTPVDPLEPGLEEAAARLHLLADGVCAQHLFYPGVLTPEDLRASLRDGVEQVGAALGVRPTD
- a CDS encoding GAP family protein, coding for MDLLGLGVLAGLALVDSTSIGTLVVPVVLLLRPRVHPGLVLLYLATIAVFYLAVGLLLMAGATTLLPRLGAALETPAAYAVQLALGVGLVVLAFRIEPRAAARRRERRGLPPTGEPRWQRRIEAAADRPGTMVGLALGAGLAEAATMLPYLGAIALLVGSGLGAWTSSGLLGGYVLVMVLPALVLLVLRLAGGRRWDPAMQRLRDWIARHSAGTLSWVVGILGVLLARDAVPHLAPLLDRLG